The genomic region TTGTCTAAACGCCGGAGAGTTGCTTCATAATTCTCAGCACCATTGATCAAAGCATCGAAATGCGTTTTCATGATAGAACCGGCGCCGATATCTAGGTTTTGCCCCAGCTGCTTCCAGGCTCTCTCGATCTTATTAAACCCAAAGGCCACTTCTCCAAATTTCCGGGCTTGCTCTTCAGCCTCTTCATTCTGTGCTTGCATGGCTGTAGTACTTTGATTTTGGAGCTCAACCAGTGATTTATTCACATTGTTAAGCTGCTCCTGCTTTCCAACAGCCATAGACATGGAGGTGATGGCATCGGCCAGAGTGTTACTCATATTTGAAAGCGCCTCAGCCTCTTCATGAAATCCCATCTCTTCCGCTTTAAGGGCTTGTTCGGATACCGCTCGAAGCTGCTCCTGCATTTCGCTAATCCTTTCGTTGTACTCGTCAATTTTAGCAGGATCAAAGGACTCATTAACAGTTTTAAAATCTTCCTGAAACGATTTCGTAACCTTATTGAACGTATCCATAAAGCCACCATCTTCTCCAAAGAAATCATTGAGAGGATTAGCAAACATCGTTCCTTTCAGGGCGCTCATGGTATCGTTTATGCGATCACTCATGCCCTTTTCGTCAATACCAACAGCTATCTCAAGCTCATCCAGCTCTTTTTTGAGTTCCTTTCGGAGTTCAATGGCTTCATTTATAGCCTGCTGCTTCTTAAGCCGGGCGACGAGCTCCTGATTCCCACCCTGAGCCTCCAGGTTCCGGATCAGGTTCTCCATGCCTGAGCTCATGGATCGATCAATGGTGCTCACTAAGTCTTCTGCAATTCCTAGCGCGTTCTCAAGCCATGTGATGAGCTGTGGCCCGAAACTTTGATTGAGCTTTGAAGAGAGAGTATCGAGGAGCGTTTGAATGTTCGCCATAGATTGGCGGGTCCTGTTCGCTGAACTTGTGGCCGTTCGCTCTAGGTCCCCAACTGCAACCCCCGCTTTCTTTGTAATCAACTCAAGGGTAGCTGTGGCTTTCTCCTGTTGGGTTAAAGCATCAGCCGCATCCTTCCCGGTATTTGCTAATGCGCGCTCCTGGACTTCGGTCTCACGAATTACAATACCAAGGCTTTTCAGTGCTTCACGCTCCCCAGTTAGAGCTGTGGTAATCGCATTGTGAGTACGCTCTATCGGTACATCGTTAAAAGATTGGAGGTCACCGGCAAGCTTCACGATATCGAAACCGAAATCAGCAGCCTCACTGCCTGTGAAATTCATTCCTTGAGCAATAGCGGTAGTTGTTGCTATCATTTCTTGTGCTTCCGTTCTACTGAGCCCCATCAGACGAGCATTCTCCTTTATGAACTCGTTAGCCTTACCAATGGAGGGTCCAAGTACCGTTTCAAACTTAGAGGCGGTCTCCTCGATTTCCTGGGATCGAATCAATGCTTTCCTGAGCGTATAGAACGCAGTAGTTGCGATACTTGCAATCCAAAGCTTTGCAGCGGTACCAATTCGTTTAAACCCGCCTTCCATTTCATTAGTGGTTCTTTTGGCATCTTGCCTCATTTCCCTGGAAGAACGGCCCCAAGCTTGCTCTGTATTCCGGGCGGTTCGTTCGGCTGTGTCTTCAACTTTGTGGAGATCCTGCCGGTACTCTCGGCTATCAATGGTTATTTTTTCTCTAATTGCCATTCGTTCAAATTTTTGTGGTTAAAAAGGTCTTTCTTCTTCAAACTTGGTTGCATGCCCGTTATACCTGGACTCTTGTAGTGTAAATTCAAAAGCGGTCTTAGGGGGTTCATAATCGTCTCGTTCCAAATACTCTTTAAAAGCATAATACTGATCACCCTTTGTCATGGGTTTATTCTTTTTCTCCTTATAGGCAGCCATTAGCTGCTGGTGGAATTTTTTCACATGCTTTTCAAATTTCTCTGGATCACTAATTGATTTCCGGAAGAATTGACAAGGCTCCAAATCCCAGGTAAAGAGCGCTGTTAGCAATTGCTCCAAATGTTCAGCCGGATATCCCTCATCGATTAAGTTCTGAAAGTGAATGGCCGCTTTATCGTCTGGCTTAGTTGGGATCTGAGGATTGGCTTCTGAAAAACATTCCCAAAAAAATGTAACAAGAGAGAGGGCCTCTTCACTCACATTTGATACCGTTGATTCTGGAGAGCTCTCTACTGGTGAGGTATTTGAAGAGTTAACTGAAGAGATAGTGTTAACCTCTTTAACCACCTTACCCTCGTCAGGTTTACCACCTTTGTTATCAGGTTTACCGCCTTCATCATGAGGTTTACCACCTTTACCGCCTACGTGGTTAATCTCCTTAACCACCTTTTCAGGGATCGATGCCGTGTATTCGTGGCGCTTCCATCCCTGGCCAGAGAAGCCATGAACTGACTTTTCGATCCACCCATCCTCTTCAGCCTGGTTCAGATACTTGATCACTGAAGGCTTGGAAAGTGAAGTGCATTCAGATAGCTTTTTGATAGACGGAAAGCAGCTCCCCCCCGCCGAATCCATAAAACAGGAAAGTGTTAAGAGCACATGTCGATAAGTAGGGTTTGCAGGGGCATAGTGAATAATGTATGCTCTCCAGTCCCAGACTTTAGGAGCCGTTTTCATTTAACCTCCTTTGCGTGCTTTTTGCCGTCTGAGAAAGCTTTAAAAGCCCCTCTTTATCAGTCCCGATTTGCAGGATAATCCAGTCATCATGGTTGCCCCGGATATGCCGAAGAAAGTTCGTTTTTAAAGCATCGTATAACTTATTAACCGAGTAGGTGTTACGCTTCGCTGAGTACTCCAGAGCATAAACTGAGTCCTGATCTTCAATTATCTTTTTTGGATCGAAAGTCATACTCTGCACCCCCGATTTGGGAATAGTGATGATTGAGTTTGTGGAGGGAAATCTTCTTCTCGGGCTGAGTAGTATTTCGCTTTATGGCCGGTCACAGAGCAGTTGTCTTCTTTGACTACTGTAACCTTGCCCTGGTCTTCGAGCTTACTTAGGTAGCGAGTACAATTACATCTCAGAACGCCTGTCCGGACGGATAACATCATGCTGGTGGCCGGTTCTTGCTTGAGTTCATCGAGTACTTTCTGGATTTGGATTCTTTTCTTGGAGTTTTTCATCGCCTTGAGATTTTCTTTTAGAAGTGCAATTCTCAAGAGGAACTGTTAGATTACAGTCGCCTTGAGCTCGCCGGATGTCGCCGGCGGGTTTTTTTATGCTGCAACTTCTTCAGGTTCAAGCTCTTCTTGTTCTCCATGAGCCTTTTCCTCTAGGAACTCCCGGATATCTGAGGCCAGCCAACCGGCAGCCCTGTCACTTATCTTAAATCGAGTGGGAAGCTCTCCTCTCTTTTCCATTCTGTGGAGAGTGGTTCTGGATACACCGAGTAGTTCGGTTAACTCATTAGGACGTATAATTTGAAGGTCATTCATGGCTTATGATTTTTTCTTAACGTTTCACTAAGCCAATCTATGTCACTGCAACTGTTTGTTCATCCTACACGGATGGGAATATTGTAGGATTTATCTAGGATTATTTTAATTAGGTTGTTTTCGTGTGCGCTCTATTATGAAATAGAATTAACCAATTCTTTTTTAGCATCATTATAAGCATCAGTCCATCTATAAAATGCAGACCTGTTCAGGTCTGGCGTTTCATCAATGATTAAATCAAAAATTGCGGCCGTACTCCTGCCGGGCTTGTATAGCACATACTTTTCCAGAGCCTCTTTACAAATCTCCCGATTCCGAACTTTTTCAACAACTATTTTAATTGCCATTCTGTCAACTTTAGTAATGGCCTCTCCGAACAACTCCATTTTATTTTTTTCTTCATCACTTAAATCATTCCAATATGTTAATTCATTAGGGTAGGAGGAGCATATTATTGATCTAGAAATAGATGACAAGGCATCTGAGTTGGTTTTTAAAAGAAAAAATTTCTCCATAATGCCAATCATCCTAAAAAAAACATTGACCCACTTTTTTGGAATACCCTGATATCCACCAACCACCCTTACCAGGCTTTCATCCTTTGCTTTTATCTCCTGAAAAAATTTTAGAAATTCATCATTATTCAACTCTTGGAGAGGGATTAAAAAGACTAGCAAGTTTATAGATTCCAAAATCTCATCTATAATTTTTTTTACTGATTCAATGCTTTTTTCTTCCCCGTTTTTAAAAGAATCCCCCTTTAGATGAAAGCTCCCCAGATCAATCTTTTCTATAATTTCATTAAGCGGTTGCTCCAATTTTTCCTGCAATTCATCAATTTCGTCACCCAAAGCAAGCGCCTCAGATTTAACGCCTTGTTTTATCGTTTGTAGGCGTGATAATGCCGTTATTTTATCCTCTGATTTATTATAAAAAGCCACATAATTATCATGGATCTGACTAATCTTTTTTCTGACTTCTGATTTTTTAATGCTGAATGTATTGCTAACTAACTTTTTTAAATCCATATCAACCAATTTTGAATACCTTGGCTTTTTTGCCAGTTATTATTCTTTCGAGTTCGTTACTCCATTTTTGAAGAGCTTCCCGCTTCTCATCCAGATAATCGTAATCAATGTACCTGGATGTAACGATGTATTCTTTAGCCATGCCTTTATGGTTTAGCACCTTCCCGATGTGCATGAAGTCGATCTTCAGCCGCTGCATATTAGTTGCCACAATATGACGGAGATCATGAAGCCGGAAATCATCCAGTTCGGCCACTTCTTCAACCCGATCCATTACCTCCCTGAAATAGGATAGCGGCTGCCCGTCTTTCTTTGGAGAGTTAAATACAAATTCCTTTTCTCCGGTGAGCTGGTGTAAGTTCTCAAGTACCTCAATGGCTTTAGTAGAGAGAGGTACCACATGTACCCTATCCCCTTTCGTTTCTGCTTTGGGAATTATCCACAACGCATTTTCAGTATCGATATTAGCCCATTTCATCCGAGAGGTTTCCCCAAGCCGTTGGCCTGTGATCAGCAGCAGCTTCAAAAGGCTTTGTGTTGGCTCTCTCTCTTGCTCCATAGCCTGCCAGAGATTACGAATATCCTCAGGGTAGTAGTTTGTATTTCGAGTATCTTCTTCTCCAAATTTAGAAAGTCGCTTAAGGGGATGGTTATCTGTGAACTCTTCCTCAAATGCAAAGGAGTACATCTTAGAGAAAATGGCTTGTATTCGATTGGCATTGTAAGGCTGCTTTTCAGCTATCTTTTTCAGGAATCGTTTCACATCACCCCTGGTGACTTCATCCACGGAATACCGGCTAAATTTGTCCCTGATTTTTTTCAATCGGGATTTGTAGGATGATTGAGTGCTCTCTTTCAGCTCACGTTCTATGTACTCCTTCTCGAACAGGTCAGCCAGTTCCCCGATAGTTTTGGGAGCCTCTTTGTTTTTAAGGCGCTGCTTGTCCCCTTGAGGATCTTCTCCTTTGTTTACCTGTACGCGTAACTCATCAGCCCGGTCCCGGGCATCTGCCAATGAAACAGACGGGTAGCTCCCAATAGTGAAGCGTTTGATCTTTCCACCGAATCGGTACCGGTAGAAAAAAGATTTATATCCAGAAGGGTTTACCCTTAAAGCCAGTCCTGATTTTGAGGTATCGAATATCTCAATACGCCTTGGAGAGGTTACGCTTTTGACATACGAATCAGTTAAGCTCTTTTCCATGATCTGCTCTCATTATTTGTTACCCCAGGAATCTCTGGGGTAACAGTGGGGTAACAAAATACCGT from Gracilimonas sp. harbors:
- a CDS encoding helix-turn-helix domain-containing protein — encoded protein: MKTAPKVWDWRAYIIHYAPANPTYRHVLLTLSCFMDSAGGSCFPSIKKLSECTSLSKPSVIKYLNQAEEDGWIEKSVHGFSGQGWKRHEYTASIPEKVVKEINHVGGKGGKPHDEGGKPDNKGGKPDEGKVVKEVNTISSVNSSNTSPVESSPESTVSNVSEEALSLVTFFWECFSEANPQIPTKPDDKAAIHFQNLIDEGYPAEHLEQLLTALFTWDLEPCQFFRKSISDPEKFEKHVKKFHQQLMAAYKEKKNKPMTKGDQYYAFKEYLERDDYEPPKTAFEFTLQESRYNGHATKFEEERPF
- a CDS encoding AlpA family phage regulatory protein, with translation MNDLQIIRPNELTELLGVSRTTLHRMEKRGELPTRFKISDRAAGWLASDIREFLEEKAHGEQEELEPEEVAA
- a CDS encoding site-specific integrase, whose product is MEKSLTDSYVKSVTSPRRIEIFDTSKSGLALRVNPSGYKSFFYRYRFGGKIKRFTIGSYPSVSLADARDRADELRVQVNKGEDPQGDKQRLKNKEAPKTIGELADLFEKEYIERELKESTQSSYKSRLKKIRDKFSRYSVDEVTRGDVKRFLKKIAEKQPYNANRIQAIFSKMYSFAFEEEFTDNHPLKRLSKFGEEDTRNTNYYPEDIRNLWQAMEQEREPTQSLLKLLLITGQRLGETSRMKWANIDTENALWIIPKAETKGDRVHVVPLSTKAIEVLENLHQLTGEKEFVFNSPKKDGQPLSYFREVMDRVEEVAELDDFRLHDLRHIVATNMQRLKIDFMHIGKVLNHKGMAKEYIVTSRYIDYDYLDEKREALQKWSNELERIITGKKAKVFKIG